A single window of Arcobacter venerupis DNA harbors:
- a CDS encoding aminotransferase class I/II-fold pyridoxal phosphate-dependent enzyme → MKTFEHGGQIEKFAFDLGCNVSEIIDLSSNINFVKPQINIDFNTLDISSYPTYDKLYEKIALNYGVETSQIELFNGGSSAIFTLFKHLSLQTCTIYSPAYLEYKKASLNFGYELNTINRFENINENVKENSLVIFVNPSTPDGKYYDLEELMTTWIEKSCTILIDESFLDFCDKPSAIKYLETYDKLYILKSMTKFYSSAGIRVGTIVSTKENIQKLKRFEPMWKLSQFDSNYLQAALDDKLFKNISKAINIKNKIELENILKNSTLVEEIFESSANYLLIKLKNLSAKEFQELLKPYKIMVRDCSNFDYLNERFVRIAVKSSSANEILQKALNQIC, encoded by the coding sequence ATGAAAACATTTGAACATGGTGGACAAATAGAAAAATTTGCCTTTGATTTGGGTTGTAATGTAAGTGAAATAATAGATTTATCTTCAAATATAAATTTTGTAAAACCACAAATAAATATTGATTTTAACACTTTAGATATTTCATCGTATCCAACTTATGATAAGTTGTATGAAAAAATAGCTTTAAATTATGGAGTTGAGACTTCTCAAATTGAGCTTTTTAACGGTGGAAGTAGTGCGATTTTTACTTTATTTAAACATTTGTCTTTACAAACTTGTACTATTTATTCACCTGCATATTTGGAGTATAAAAAAGCCTCTTTAAATTTTGGATATGAACTAAATACAATAAACAGATTTGAGAATATCAATGAAAATGTAAAAGAAAATTCTTTGGTGATTTTTGTAAATCCTTCAACTCCCGATGGAAAATACTATGATTTAGAAGAGCTGATGACAACTTGGATAGAAAAATCTTGTACTATTTTAATAGATGAGAGCTTTTTGGATTTTTGTGATAAACCAAGCGCTATAAAATATCTAGAAACTTACGATAAATTGTATATTTTAAAATCAATGACAAAGTTTTATTCAAGTGCAGGAATAAGAGTTGGAACAATAGTTTCAACAAAAGAAAATATACAAAAACTAAAAAGATTTGAACCAATGTGGAAGCTCTCACAGTTTGATTCAAACTATTTACAAGCAGCATTAGATGATAAACTTTTTAAAAATATTTCAAAAGCTATAAATATAAAAAATAAAATTGAGTTAGAAAATATCTTGAAAAACTCAACTTTAGTGGAAGAGATTTTTGAAAGTAGCGCAAATTATCTGCTTATAAAACTAAAAAATCTAAGTGCAAAAGAGTTCCAAGAATTACTAAAACCTTATAAAATAATGGTTAGAGATTGCTCAAATTTTGATTATTTAAACGAAAGATTTGTAAGAATTGCAGTGAAAAGTTCAAGTGCAAATGAGATTTTACAAAAGGCTTTAAATCAAATATGTTAG
- a CDS encoding response regulator transcription factor yields the protein MKILLLEDNKRLSSLIIEALEEKNYKVDWFDDGKKALESIYNGYDCFIFDINVPGIDGLTLLKELRVMDTKTPAIVISANVELETIKDAYIKGCDEYLKKPFYIYELALKLDKLCKKNDDSLKLPNNYIYKIDKEKLFDEKNEEIKLAKKEILLFNLFSKNLEKIITFEQIEQYVWEGDLTTNENIRALIKRLRKKLPEETIVSQGGIGYVLNINRMFY from the coding sequence ATGAAAATATTGTTACTAGAAGATAATAAAAGATTATCAAGTTTGATTATAGAAGCACTTGAAGAGAAGAATTATAAGGTTGATTGGTTTGACGATGGTAAAAAAGCACTAGAATCTATTTATAATGGATACGATTGTTTTATATTTGATATAAATGTTCCTGGAATTGATGGTTTAACATTACTAAAAGAATTAAGAGTTATGGACACTAAAACTCCCGCTATTGTAATCAGCGCAAATGTCGAGCTTGAAACTATCAAAGATGCTTATATAAAAGGTTGTGATGAATATTTAAAAAAACCTTTTTACATTTATGAATTAGCATTGAAATTAGATAAATTATGTAAAAAAAATGATGATAGTTTAAAACTTCCAAATAATTATATTTATAAAATAGATAAAGAAAAATTATTTGATGAAAAAAATGAAGAGATAAAACTAGCAAAAAAAGAGATTTTACTTTTTAATTTATTCTCAAAAAATTTAGAAAAAATTATAACTTTTGAACAAATAGAACAATATGTTTGGGAAGGTGATTTAACTACAAATGAAAATATACGAGCACTAATCAAAAGATTAAGAAAAAAACTTCCAGAAGAGACTATTGTTTCTCAAGGTGGAATAGGGTATGTATTGAATATTAATAGAATGTTTTATTAA
- a CDS encoding sensor histidine kinase, translating into MKLIIFFILFMSSLYSSSNNEILLLHSYNNGLKWSDNITKGIQDILDKYPEYELTIESMDSKKIDTNDYFDNLLSLYKKKFSNRKYAVVITADNYAFEFALSHHEDIFNNSPIVFCGVENFNEKIIPTNQKKYVTGVVEYKEIEKNINLISKTIKDLNTLYIISDESFSSEAIKNQILEEIHKFKNKFKIIFDNQIDIDTISEKINSLPPNSAVLFTSLYRDKNNKYIPYSQLRTLFKSSKYPVFATNKIHLNEGVIGGIVVDPFEQGFLAAQKTIEILDGKEPYLIPISKPVSKYYFDYNVLEKFNLNSSSIPLLATVLNKPKNFFEENREFIDSTFILIPLFILLIIGLIVNITKRIGLEIKLIEQNKLDSVLLNNIKGAVYWKSNDNKILGCNDSLCRLLDLSKENIIGYDIKKVIPELFEKVNDENEFVEEMETILNFKHRKVDALIRRRKYFNKNNEEAGVVTIVSDLTQLKKLENQRKKNEQFIIQRSKLSEIGEMMTSIAHQWKAPLIEISTIAQELLYKKNKKEFTKEDNQEFVNEIMTQVQYMTKTIDDFRSFIKPSLIKSEFDVNSAMDELLRVVEHNIKYNYIKIEVSYEDNKRFNIYGYPNEFKQTILSIINNSRDSILKRRQTEEFEGLITIEIKSQDNKTILSIKDNGIGIKEENLERIFEPFFTSKKNGDGFGLYMVKLIIEDKMNGKIEAIKCHTGANILISLINKVES; encoded by the coding sequence ATGAAATTAATAATATTTTTTATACTGTTTATGTCTTCTTTATATTCGTCATCAAATAATGAAATACTGCTTTTGCATTCATATAATAATGGACTAAAATGGAGTGATAATATTACAAAAGGTATTCAAGATATTTTAGATAAATATCCAGAATATGAGTTAACTATTGAAAGTATGGATAGTAAAAAAATTGATACAAATGACTATTTTGATAATCTATTATCTTTATATAAAAAAAAGTTTTCAAATAGAAAATACGCAGTAGTTATAACAGCAGATAATTATGCCTTTGAATTTGCACTATCACATCATGAAGATATTTTTAATAATTCGCCAATAGTATTTTGTGGAGTTGAAAATTTTAATGAAAAGATAATCCCAACTAATCAGAAGAAATATGTAACAGGTGTAGTTGAATACAAAGAAATTGAAAAGAATATAAATCTTATTAGTAAAACAATTAAAGATTTAAATACCTTATATATTATAAGTGATGAATCTTTTTCTTCAGAAGCAATTAAAAATCAAATTTTAGAAGAGATACATAAGTTTAAAAATAAATTTAAAATTATTTTTGATAATCAAATAGATATAGATACAATTAGCGAAAAAATAAATTCTCTTCCTCCTAATAGTGCGGTATTATTTACAAGTCTATATAGGGATAAAAATAATAAATATATACCATATAGTCAATTACGTACACTTTTTAAATCATCAAAATATCCAGTTTTTGCAACGAATAAAATACATTTGAATGAAGGTGTAATTGGTGGAATTGTTGTTGATCCTTTTGAGCAAGGTTTTTTAGCTGCACAAAAAACAATAGAAATTTTAGATGGTAAAGAACCTTATTTAATACCAATTAGTAAGCCAGTTTCAAAATATTATTTTGATTATAATGTATTAGAAAAATTTAATTTAAATTCTTCTTCAATACCACTTTTAGCAACTGTATTAAATAAACCAAAGAATTTCTTTGAAGAAAATCGAGAATTTATTGATAGTACTTTTATATTAATACCACTATTTATTCTTTTAATTATTGGACTTATTGTCAATATCACAAAAAGAATAGGATTAGAAATAAAACTAATTGAACAAAATAAACTAGATAGTGTTTTACTTAATAATATCAAAGGTGCCGTTTATTGGAAAAGTAATGATAATAAGATTTTAGGTTGTAATGACTCTTTATGCAGACTATTAGATTTATCAAAAGAAAATATTATTGGTTATGACATAAAAAAAGTTATACCTGAACTTTTTGAAAAGGTAAATGATGAGAATGAATTTGTTGAAGAAATGGAAACAATTTTAAATTTCAAACATAGAAAAGTTGATGCTTTAATAAGAAGAAGAAAATATTTTAATAAAAATAATGAAGAAGCAGGAGTCGTAACAATTGTTTCAGATTTAACACAATTAAAAAAATTAGAAAATCAAAGAAAAAAAAATGAACAGTTTATAATACAACGTTCAAAGTTATCTGAAATTGGAGAAATGATGACTTCCATTGCTCACCAATGGAAAGCACCATTAATTGAAATTTCTACAATTGCACAAGAGTTATTATATAAAAAGAATAAAAAGGAGTTTACTAAAGAAGATAATCAAGAGTTTGTTAATGAAATAATGACACAAGTTCAATATATGACAAAAACAATAGATGATTTCAGAAGTTTTATAAAACCCTCTTTAATAAAAAGTGAATTTGATGTAAATTCAGCCATGGATGAACTTCTTAGAGTTGTTGAGCATAACATAAAATATAATTATATTAAAATTGAAGTAAGCTATGAAGATAATAAAAGATTTAATATTTATGGTTATCCAAATGAATTTAAACAAACAATATTAAGTATTATAAATAATAGTAGAGATAGTATTTTAAAAAGAAGACAAACAGAAGAATTTGAAGGATTAATAACTATTGAAATTAAATCACAAGATAATAAAACAATATTAAGTATAAAAGATAATGGTATTGGAATCAAAGAAGAAAACTTAGAAAGAATCTTTGAACCATTTTTTACAAGTAAAAAAAATGGTGATGGATTTGGATTATACATGGTGAAATTAATAATCGAAGATAAGATGAATGGCAAAATAGAAGCTATAAAATGTCATACTGGCGCAAATATTTTAATATCTCTTATAAATAAGGTTGAAAGTTAA
- a CDS encoding RNA polymerase sigma factor — translation MLVYYKDIFNFVTKLVGDKETAKDITQEAYAKCIELDSNKEINRSFLYKVAKNIVIDESRKNKKISQIEFQEEIYSIPKDEQPDEIVLETNQYENLMKIVETLPNRSKEAFLLHTIDGYSRKEIAFMMGISPNAVEKHIIRATKNLQEKLTK, via the coding sequence ATGTTAGTTTACTACAAAGATATATTCAATTTTGTTACAAAACTTGTGGGAGATAAAGAAACTGCAAAAGATATAACCCAAGAAGCTTATGCCAAATGCATAGAACTAGATTCAAACAAAGAAATTAATCGTTCATTTTTATATAAAGTTGCAAAAAATATTGTAATTGATGAATCAAGAAAAAACAAAAAAATATCTCAAATAGAGTTTCAAGAAGAGATATATTCTATCCCAAAAGATGAACAACCAGATGAAATTGTTCTTGAAACAAATCAATACGAAAACCTAATGAAAATAGTTGAAACTTTACCAAATAGAAGTAAAGAAGCTTTTTTATTACATACAATAGATGGTTATAGTAGAAAAGAGATTGCTTTTATGATGGGAATAAGTCCAAATGCAGTTGAAAAACATATAATAAGAGCTACAAAAAATCTGCAAGAAAAATTAACTAAATAA
- a CDS encoding FecR family protein gives MKDNIKDKAIYWVTCQKEGLTLQEKEELNLWLESNIEHKKAFDEVKNIHNIFQNIPKDYSQTLSNKAHYGAKKIKFVEKTLKPIIACAAVIFALFIGYDNFIPNYEKNYQTQYTNLKKELLPDGSIISIDTKSNIGITYFKNKREVLLQNGQALFEVAKDKDRPFIITSGKTSIEVVGTKFEVTNLNDTTTVSVLEGIVKIGHIQNQFFEPQNITHLKKGEKIILDNTGKIHYLGETEIQEIAPWQNNELIFRKITLKNAFKDFSRYQNIEVEFKTKDIEDRLFSGKFNTKEIDKFLFAIQKIYPIKIKKEQNKIYISKI, from the coding sequence TTGAAAGATAATATCAAAGACAAAGCTATATATTGGGTAACCTGTCAAAAAGAGGGATTAACTTTGCAAGAAAAAGAAGAATTAAATTTATGGTTAGAATCAAATATCGAACATAAAAAAGCTTTTGATGAAGTAAAAAATATCCATAATATATTTCAAAATATTCCAAAAGATTATTCACAAACTCTTAGCAATAAAGCTCACTATGGAGCAAAAAAAATCAAATTTGTAGAAAAAACTCTTAAACCTATTATTGCTTGTGCTGCTGTTATATTTGCTTTATTTATTGGTTATGATAATTTTATTCCAAACTATGAAAAAAATTATCAAACCCAATACACAAATCTAAAAAAAGAGCTTCTTCCTGATGGTTCTATTATTTCAATAGATACAAAATCAAATATTGGAATAACTTATTTTAAAAATAAAAGAGAAGTTTTATTACAAAATGGTCAAGCATTATTTGAAGTTGCAAAAGATAAAGATAGACCTTTTATTATAACTTCTGGAAAAACATCTATTGAAGTTGTTGGTACAAAATTTGAAGTAACTAATTTAAATGATACTACAACAGTAAGTGTTTTGGAGGGTATTGTAAAAATTGGTCATATTCAAAATCAATTTTTTGAACCTCAAAATATAACTCATCTTAAAAAAGGAGAAAAGATTATCCTTGATAATACGGGAAAAATTCATTATCTTGGAGAAACTGAAATCCAAGAGATTGCTCCTTGGCAAAATAATGAATTGATTTTTCGTAAAATCACACTAAAAAATGCTTTTAAAGATTTTTCAAGATACCAAAATATTGAAGTTGAATTTAAAACAAAAGATATTGAAGATAGGCTTTTTAGTGGGAAATTTAATACAAAAGAAATAGATAAGTTTTTATTTGCTATTCAAAAAATATATCCTATTAAAATAAAAAAAGAACAAAATAAAATTTACATTAGTAAAATATAA
- a CDS encoding MarC family protein has product MDIFISTFLKMFFIMTPFFVLSVFLTVTNDATPKERKALAIKVTISVVVMTLVLLFFGKHIFSVFGITLDAFRIGAGALLFLSAVDLIKGNKDSGKVGDKDISQLAVVPLAIPVTIGPGTIGILLVMGATFEDTSSLIMGSLALVCAVLVIGFMLYSSSIIEKIIGKQGLLVISKITGLFLAALSAQIVFTGIKNFLGL; this is encoded by the coding sequence ATGGATATTTTTATTTCAACATTTTTAAAAATGTTTTTTATTATGACACCATTTTTTGTGTTGTCAGTTTTTTTAACGGTTACAAATGATGCCACACCAAAAGAGAGAAAAGCACTAGCCATAAAAGTTACAATCTCTGTTGTTGTTATGACTTTAGTTTTGCTATTTTTTGGAAAACATATTTTTTCAGTTTTTGGAATAACTCTTGATGCTTTTAGAATAGGTGCAGGTGCATTACTATTTTTATCAGCAGTTGACTTAATCAAAGGTAACAAAGATAGTGGAAAAGTGGGGGATAAAGATATTTCTCAACTAGCAGTAGTTCCCCTTGCAATTCCAGTTACAATAGGACCTGGAACGATTGGTATTTTACTTGTAATGGGAGCAACTTTTGAAGATACTTCTTCACTGATAATGGGAAGTTTAGCTCTTGTTTGTGCTGTTTTAGTAATAGGATTCATGCTTTATAGCTCTAGTATTATTGAAAAAATTATTGGAAAACAAGGACTTTTAGTGATTTCAAAAATCACAGGTCTATTTTTAGCTGCACTTTCAGCTCAAATTGTATTTACTGGTATTAAAAACTTTTTAGGATTATGA
- a CDS encoding TonB-dependent siderophore receptor has protein sequence MTKLQSKIITSSIAILLCSNLFAQETYTIKDMSLKQALEKISKESKLSYIVDENLIEGKNAANINNIEGVKNALDKVLAGSGLEATIENGTIIIKKKIIVGSGTILDDISVTDSYRTGSAEDGYVVNEVKQIGFWGAKSLQDTPYSMTVMPQELIENSIAGDMDQVYKMNPITQTGPTTSVYGTPYATIRGFSTQTGIMDGVRLSSTSSGISMEELESVEILNGLSGFMYGVGNVGGTTNYVLKRPTYKPLTNLTIGNYGGEQYFAHLDLGNKIDEKGKFAYRLNTSYQDGETSKDDQNIERKLISGAIDWNVSDDLLLQLEAAHQYYKAEGREQSFYSDIPNVWPSADSLDMNKTYVPTNWVYNETETNRVGLNANWSINDIFTLRSAYLYKKDTREHTQAFPTFTTTGWKLQWMSKVNPVDYIAQGTYTYLDSEFNTLNIKHKLTMGISGDILEQRQYEKNSIWASTTPSNLTLDDLLNYPMPSEFNTSDYGKKYKANKSENTNIVIGDDIAFNEQWGALIGANYTTIGTKVFNASGKETSKYNKSELTPTLSLIYKPFEDLTTYATYMEALEKGTIVGSTYKNAGEILEPLKSEQYEVGAKYSVSENLLLSSSLFRIEKPYEYSDKALPIPTYVQDGKRIHEGIELTITGKVTDNLTVITGGTILDPKIDKSNDPKLEGKKPTGTASKMAKLYAEYDVVQIKGITLTGGAYYTGSRFADNTNLQEIDAYIIYDAGLRYKTKLDKYPTTFNLNIANLTNESYWASSDTLGIPRNIAYSMKVEF, from the coding sequence ATGACGAAATTACAATCTAAGATTATAACTTCTTCTATTGCAATATTACTTTGTAGTAATTTATTTGCACAAGAAACTTATACAATAAAAGATATGTCTTTGAAACAAGCACTAGAAAAAATTTCAAAAGAATCAAAACTTTCATATATTGTAGATGAAAATTTAATTGAAGGTAAAAATGCTGCAAATATAAATAATATAGAAGGTGTAAAAAATGCCCTTGATAAGGTTTTAGCAGGAAGTGGACTAGAAGCTACTATTGAAAATGGAACTATTATTATAAAAAAGAAAATAATAGTTGGAAGTGGAACAATTCTTGATGATATTTCTGTAACAGATAGTTATAGAACGGGAAGTGCTGAAGATGGATATGTTGTAAATGAAGTAAAACAAATTGGATTTTGGGGAGCAAAATCACTTCAAGATACTCCTTATTCTATGACAGTAATGCCCCAAGAATTAATTGAAAATTCTATTGCAGGGGATATGGATCAAGTTTATAAAATGAATCCTATTACTCAAACTGGTCCTACAACTTCTGTATATGGAACACCATATGCGACAATTAGAGGGTTTAGTACACAAACTGGAATTATGGATGGAGTAAGACTTTCTTCAACTTCATCTGGTATTAGTATGGAAGAATTAGAAAGTGTTGAAATATTAAATGGACTTTCTGGATTTATGTATGGAGTAGGAAATGTTGGGGGAACAACAAATTATGTACTTAAAAGACCAACTTATAAACCTCTTACAAATTTAACTATTGGTAATTATGGTGGAGAACAATACTTTGCACATCTTGATTTAGGAAATAAAATAGATGAAAAAGGCAAATTTGCCTATAGATTAAATACTTCATATCAAGATGGTGAAACTTCAAAAGATGACCAAAATATTGAAAGAAAACTAATAAGTGGAGCTATAGATTGGAATGTTTCTGATGATTTATTATTACAATTAGAAGCTGCACATCAATATTACAAAGCAGAAGGAAGAGAACAATCTTTCTATTCAGATATACCTAATGTTTGGCCTAGTGCAGATTCACTAGATATGAATAAAACATATGTTCCTACTAATTGGGTATATAATGAAACTGAAACAAATAGAGTTGGTTTAAATGCAAATTGGAGTATAAATGATATTTTTACACTTAGAAGTGCTTATTTATATAAAAAAGATACACGAGAACATACTCAAGCTTTTCCAACATTTACAACAACAGGTTGGAAATTACAATGGATGAGTAAAGTAAATCCAGTTGATTATATAGCACAAGGTACATATACTTATTTAGACAGCGAATTTAATACTTTAAATATTAAACATAAATTAACAATGGGAATTTCAGGTGATATTTTAGAACAAAGACAATATGAAAAAAATTCTATTTGGGCTTCTACAACACCATCTAATTTAACTCTTGATGATTTACTAAATTATCCTATGCCTTCTGAATTTAACACAAGTGATTATGGAAAAAAATACAAAGCAAATAAATCAGAAAATACAAATATTGTAATTGGAGATGATATAGCTTTTAATGAGCAATGGGGTGCATTAATAGGGGCTAACTATACAACTATTGGTACAAAAGTTTTTAATGCTTCAGGAAAAGAAACATCTAAATATAATAAATCTGAATTAACTCCAACTCTATCTTTAATATATAAACCTTTTGAAGACTTAACAACTTATGCAACTTATATGGAAGCTTTAGAAAAAGGAACAATAGTTGGAAGTACTTATAAAAATGCAGGTGAAATATTAGAACCATTAAAAAGTGAGCAATACGAAGTTGGAGCAAAATATTCTGTTTCAGAAAATTTACTTTTAAGTTCATCATTATTTAGAATAGAAAAACCTTATGAATATTCAGATAAAGCTTTACCTATACCAACTTATGTGCAAGATGGTAAAAGAATACATGAGGGAATAGAATTAACTATTACAGGAAAAGTAACCGACAATTTGACTGTAATTACTGGTGGAACAATATTAGATCCTAAAATTGACAAAAGTAATGACCCTAAACTAGAAGGGAAAAAACCAACTGGGACAGCATCAAAAATGGCAAAACTTTATGCTGAATATGATGTAGTTCAAATAAAAGGAATAACTTTAACTGGTGGAGCATATTATACGGGAAGTAGATTTGCAGACAATACAAATCTTCAAGAAATAGATGCTTATATTATTTATGATGCAGGACTTAGATATAAAACAAAATTAGATAAATATCCTACAACTTTTAATCTAAATATAGCAAATTTAACTAATGAAAGTTATTGGGCTTCAAGTGATACTTTAGGTATCCCAAGAAATATTGCTTATTCAATGAAAGTAGAATTTTAA
- a CDS encoding adenosylcobinamide-GDP ribazoletransferase — protein MKQILNAFLFALSYFSIIPVFVKNMEINNETYKYTLVMLPLVGAILASLVIGLNLGLNEFFNPLYSAFVCAVVYLALYGFIHTEAIIDVVDAWFASYSGKDAYKIMKESTIGAIGALYGVAFVLLKVGIITYVLYEKQYALFLIVCIFSRLNLIYLLGYFKFSKDSFLSLAFANSGIFQLKIFALLYVIIAFFIGSNVLVLFGISLLSFYFILKILNNKFGFVNGDCLGFTLEHTELILLNIGLAIIL, from the coding sequence ATGAAACAGATATTAAATGCCTTTTTATTCGCTCTTTCATATTTTTCTATAATTCCAGTATTTGTTAAAAACATGGAAATAAACAACGAAACTTACAAATATACTTTAGTAATGCTGCCACTTGTGGGAGCGATTTTAGCTTCACTTGTAATTGGATTAAATCTAGGTTTAAATGAGTTTTTTAATCCTTTATATTCTGCCTTTGTTTGTGCCGTTGTATATCTAGCACTTTATGGATTTATTCACACAGAAGCAATAATCGACGTGGTTGATGCTTGGTTTGCTTCATATAGTGGAAAAGATGCCTATAAAATCATGAAAGAATCAACTATTGGAGCAATTGGAGCTTTGTATGGTGTTGCTTTTGTTTTATTAAAAGTTGGAATTATCACTTATGTTTTATATGAAAAACAATATGCTTTATTTTTGATTGTTTGCATTTTTTCAAGACTTAACTTGATTTATTTACTTGGATATTTTAAATTTAGTAAAGATAGTTTTTTATCTTTGGCTTTTGCAAACTCTGGAATATTTCAACTAAAAATCTTTGCTTTGCTTTATGTAATTATTGCATTTTTTATTGGCTCAAATGTTTTAGTTTTATTTGGAATATCACTTTTGAGTTTTTATTTTATTTTAAAAATTTTAAACAACAAGTTTGGTTTTGTAAATGGAGATTGTTTAGGTTTTACCCTTGAACACACAGAATTAATACTTTTAAATATAGGACTAGCGATAATATTATGA
- the cobT gene encoding nicotinate mononucleotide-dependent phosphoribosyltransferase CobT: MNFETILGSVDFLEFLRGKKATFLLSASVTKTCEIPNISQAGIPGKLYLTPTLDAEFLCTKQVRSMPDIAQTPKGVPTPALITRAVYELKPYSNIEVLNLGLEVLPQINYFKIHNFNIKPSGRIDDGAKIPALEVFQKGIEFGQSYQTSDDYVILAESIPAGTTTANATAKALSYECEGYFSSSYKDNPSDIKNQTIEKALKRVDLNGDLFEILSSVSDNMIIFNAGFILGSRANNLKIVLAGGTQMAAVLLVVNSVLRSMDGVIDSSNLALSTTKWINKDENSNIKALLEQLDFSINAYASDFDFSLSNHPALKLYDQGEAKEGVGCGGALCYATINGITKEELTKKIESFLG, from the coding sequence ATGAACTTTGAAACGATTTTAGGAAGCGTAGATTTTTTAGAGTTTCTAAGAGGTAAAAAAGCTACATTTTTATTAAGTGCAAGTGTTACAAAAACTTGCGAAATCCCCAATATTTCCCAAGCAGGAATCCCTGGAAAATTATATTTAACACCAACGTTGGATGCTGAGTTTTTATGTACAAAACAAGTGCGTTCAATGCCAGATATTGCACAAACTCCAAAGGGTGTTCCAACCCCTGCACTAATTACAAGAGCAGTGTATGAATTAAAACCATATTCAAATATAGAAGTATTAAATTTAGGCTTAGAGGTTCTACCACAAATTAATTATTTTAAGATTCATAACTTTAATATAAAGCCTAGTGGAAGAATTGATGATGGAGCAAAAATACCTGCCTTAGAAGTTTTTCAAAAAGGTATTGAGTTTGGTCAATCTTATCAGACTTCTGATGATTATGTAATTTTAGCAGAATCAATTCCAGCAGGAACAACAACAGCAAATGCAACAGCAAAAGCTTTGAGTTATGAGTGTGAGGGATATTTCTCAAGTTCATATAAAGATAATCCAAGTGATATAAAAAATCAAACAATAGAAAAAGCTTTAAAAAGAGTTGATTTAAATGGTGATTTATTTGAGATTCTTTCAAGTGTAAGCGATAATATGATTATTTTTAATGCTGGATTTATACTTGGAAGTAGAGCAAATAATCTAAAAATCGTTCTTGCTGGTGGAACTCAAATGGCTGCTGTTTTACTTGTGGTAAATTCAGTTTTAAGAAGTATGGATGGAGTTATAGACTCTTCAAATCTTGCACTAAGTACCACAAAATGGATAAATAAAGATGAAAACTCAAATATTAAAGCACTTTTAGAACAACTAGATTTTTCTATAAATGCCTATGCAAGTGATTTTGATTTTAGTTTATCAAATCATCCAGCACTTAAACTTTATGATCAAGGTGAAGCAAAAGAGGGAGTTGGTTGTGGTGGCGCTTTATGTTACGCAACAATTAATGGTATAACAAAAGAAGAATTAACAAAAAAAATCGAAAGTTTTTTAGGATAA
- a CDS encoding bifunctional adenosylcobinamide kinase/adenosylcobinamide-phosphate guanylyltransferase, translated as MKVFYFGGQKSGKTKAGIKKALELSENEKPYYVATYDNSFGDDSMQDRINKHINEREENFYTIEEPKDLVKIVESNKTYLIDCVSMWLFNNLENSEEALKIQLQKICQIETNIIFILNDVSCGIIPLDKESRRFVDFSGLIGQELAKLCDEVYEVKYGIERRLK; from the coding sequence ATGAAAGTATTTTATTTTGGTGGACAAAAATCAGGAAAAACAAAAGCTGGAATCAAAAAAGCTTTAGAATTATCAGAAAATGAAAAACCATATTATGTGGCAACTTATGATAACTCTTTTGGTGATGATTCTATGCAAGATAGAATCAATAAACATATAAATGAAAGAGAAGAAAATTTTTATACAATCGAAGAGCCAAAAGATTTAGTAAAAATTGTAGAATCAAATAAAACATATTTGATTGATTGTGTCTCTATGTGGCTTTTTAATAATCTTGAAAATAGTGAAGAAGCTTTAAAAATTCAACTGCAAAAGATTTGCCAAATAGAAACAAATATCATTTTTATTTTAAATGATGTCTCTTGTGGAATAATTCCCCTTGATAAAGAATCACGAAGATTTGTGGATTTTTCAGGACTAATCGGCCAAGAGTTAGCAAAACTTTGTGATGAAGTTTATGAGGTAAAATATGGAATTGAAAGAAGATTAAAATGA